Within Chloroflexota bacterium, the genomic segment CTGGTATCACCTTCCCAAAGCCATTGACCTGGTGCAGCGCGGCACGATGTGGAACCTGGCCCTGCCTTATGGGCAATATCCCTTGGGATGGGAGGGATTGGCTGCGGTTTTGATGGGGCTGTTCCACACGGCTGCGGTGTTGGGCCCTCTCACCGCGTTGACGGTGTTTTGGGCGGGGGTGGGCATGTGGGCGTTGCTGCGGCGAGAAGCCGGTTGGCCGGATGCTGCGGCTGCTCTGACCGCAGCCGGCGTGTGGTTGGGGGGCGAATTGGTGCAACATTTCAACCCCTGGGTGTTGTTGTTCTTCGTGCCGCACTACAATGTGGGGAAAAACGATATCTTCGCTGCCGCGGCAGTGCTGGCGGCCTGGTATCATTTACCGTTGGGGTTTGGTGAGCGCCAACCTCGCTGGCACAAAACGGGTGTGGCTTTGAGCGCGCTGGTGGCTTTCGCAACCAAACCTTATGCGGCCGCCGCGGTGGTGTTGTTGGTCGTGCTGGCCTGGTGGCTTTCCCCTGAGGCGCGCCCACGCTGGCGAAAACACGACGTGGCTTACCTCGGCCTGGCTTTGGTGGGGTTGCTGTGGCTCGTCCGTAACCTGGTGTTGCTGCATCAGCCCACCACGGTGGGTGGAACGTTGTGGAAGCAGGTGGTGCTGCGTTATGTCGTCACCCCTGATTTCTGGCATCCGGTGCCCAAAAAGTTTGTGTTTATGGTGTTGGCGTCTGCTGTTGCGCTGGTGTGGGGGTGGCGGCAGCGGAAGGCGCGGCCAGGCGCATGGGGCTTCGTGGCGGTGTTCCTGCTTTTCTGGGTGACCCCGGCAAGCGCCCGCTATCTCGACGCCTCGCATCAGGCGATTGCCGATTGGCGTTTTGGCTTTGCTTCCCTGTATTTGTTGCCGGTGGTGTTGGGCGTATGGGCTTCTGCTGTGGTGCGGCGCTGGTCTGTGCCGTGGCTGGTGCGGCCCGAGGTGGCCTGGCTTGGGGCGGCGCTGCTGGTGTTGGGCGCGTTGTGGGTTGGCTGGCAAGAGCGCGCCCAATTGCGGTACTTCCCACCTAACGCCCGCGTATTGGAAGACCCTTACGAGCACCCGGTGGGGGTGGATGGGTATCGTAGTGTGTTCGACTACATCCATCGCGAGGTGCGCCACGCGGTCATTCAGGTGGAAAACGTCCCCTTTTATTATGTGTATGACCCGCAATATACGGACTTCCCTGTGAAGCCCAAGGCTTACCCCGGTGGAAAGCCGGAAGCGGTGCCGCAGCCTGTGCCGGACCATTACCTCGCCTGCCGCAGTGCCTGGCGCTCCTGGTGGCCGCGGCGCCCCTGGCCCGCTCGCGTGGAAACGCTGCTTTCCCGCGGGTGGAAGGTGCTGTATCGCGACCAGGAATGTGTTTTGCTCGCCAGGTGAAGGTGGCCCCAAATTCGTGCGCGTATTTTGATGACGGTGGTGCTATGGATGCTTTCAATCGCTTTCTCGACGACCTTTCTGAGTTCTTTGCTGAGCGCAAGGGCTTGCTGGTGATGTTGGGCATGGGGCTGGTGGTGCTCAACTTTGTTTTCCAGTTTGTGCCGGGGTGGGTGGGCGCGACGAATCTCTTTTTGCACCTGGGCGTGTTGACGGCGTTGCTGGGCATCTTGCTCGCCTGGGCGCTCTGATCCACCACGCGACTCCCCGACTAACCCATGCTTTTGGTCTTCAACAAGCCCTACGGTGTGCTTCCGGCGTTTACCGACGAGGAAGGCCGCCCCACCCTGGCCGGGTATATTCCCGTACCCGGCGTGTACCCTGCCGGACGGCTGGATTTGCGTTCCGAAGGGCTGTTGGTGCTCACTGACGAAGGTGCAGTTGCGCATCGGCTGACCCACCCGCGCTACAAACTGCCCAAAACCTACTGGGTGCAGGTGGAAGGTGTTCCGACCGAAACGCAATTGCAGGCGCTGCGGGAAGGCGTGGTGGTCAAAGGCCGCCGCACTTTGCCTGCGCAGGTGAGCATCATTCCCGATCCTGGCCTGCCGCCCCGCCCCAAGCCGGTCACGCCCCACGGCCCGACCACGTGGCTGCAAATTGTGCTGCGGGAAGGCAAAAAGCGCCAGGTGCGGCACATGACCGCCGCGGTGGGGCTGCCCACGTTACGGCTTTTCCGCTGGTCTGTGGGTCCTCTCACCGCCGCGGGCCTGCGCCCCGGCCAGTGGCGTTACCTGACCCCGCGCGAAGAACGCACGCTGAAACGAGCGTTGAAGATGAGGGAATAGCGAATTGCGAATGAAGAATTGCGATTTAGGATTTGCGATTCGCCTTGTCACGTCCTGAAATACGTTTACACAAAAACTTTCCCTCTCCCTATCAAAGTGACCCGAATATATGGGCTGGAGTAGCGTATCCCAAGGAGAGGTGAGGTCGTTCAAAGTTGTAAAGATGCACGGCTTGCGCCACGGTTTCAATGG encodes:
- a CDS encoding pseudouridine synthase; its protein translation is MLLVFNKPYGVLPAFTDEEGRPTLAGYIPVPGVYPAGRLDLRSEGLLVLTDEGAVAHRLTHPRYKLPKTYWVQVEGVPTETQLQALREGVVVKGRRTLPAQVSIIPDPGLPPRPKPVTPHGPTTWLQIVLREGKKRQVRHMTAAVGLPTLRLFRWSVGPLTAAGLRPGQWRYLTPREERTLKRALKMRE